The stretch of DNA CGTACCAGGTCGAAAATGGGGATTTAAGCCTCCGGCTGCATTCGTCACGATCAACCGGCGCGCGCCCAGCGCATGAACGAGCCGCACGGGCAACGTAACCATCTGTGCAGCATAGCCCTCGTAGCAGTGCAGGCGTCCCTGAAGCACCACCACCCGACAGCCTTCCAGTCGGCCAAACACCAGCCGTCCGGCATGGCCGGATACGCTCGGGGCCGGATACCCCGGGATCTTCCGGACGGGCACTTCGAGGGCCTGCGTCACCGATTCAGCCAGGGCTCCCAGCCCGGATCCCAGAATCAGGGCTACCTCGGGCGTTTCGTGTAGCCTGGGACGCAGCCAGTCCAAGGCAGCCTGTAGCGAACGCTCAACCTGTCGCATCATGCCCTGCGTCTTTCACTGCCAGTAAAATGGCGGTCAGATCATCGGTTGGCTCGTTCGTACGAGTGAGGCCCTGCAGCAGATCCTGCAACGAGGCAAGTGCTGCTTCAGGTGCGCGTTTTTCGCGGCTATGATCACGCAACCACTGGTGCAGTTGTTCGATCCCCCAGGACTTCGCTGTTGAAACGGCCCGTTCGGTAAGACCGTCGGTATAGAATAACACGCGGTCGCCTGTCTCCAGATGCAGGGTGCACGCTGTCAAAGCGGCTGCAAACGGTTCGGTGTCGGCCAGCCCGATCCCCATCCCCGAAGGCCGGAGCTCCTGTACCTGTCCCGCACAGGCCCGGTAATATAGCACCGGTGGATGTCCGGCTCGCGCCAGGGTTAAGGTGCGTTGCGCGGGATCCAACAGGCCGTAAACCATGGTGACAAACACGCCACGGGGTGCCTGCGCCCGGAAAAGCTGGTTCAGATAACAGAGTACCCCGACAGGTTCCTGCACCAGCATACTGAGTGCCCGGACATGTCCCTTGATGAGTGTCATAAAGAAGGCCGCCTGGATTCCCTTGCCGCTTACGTCACCGATCACAATGGCCAGCCGTCCATCCGGCAGCGTAAATACGTCGTAGTAGTCTCCGCCTACCTCGTAGGCAGGCTGACAGAGAGCTGCTATGGCAATACCCGGAACTTCGGGAAGCCTCTGGGGCAGTAGCGAAGCCTGTGCCTGACGGGCAATTTCCAGCTCCCGCTCCAACCGCTCCTGTCGGGCCAGCTCCTGCAGATAGACGGGGATATAACGGGGCAGTTCGTTTGCGGAGCGACGACTACGAAGCCCGACACTGCCCACCACACCCACCGCTCCCAGCATGCCCAACACAATCCAGGCCTCCACCCCCAGAGGCCCACCCGACGTCGTCCAACCCGGCACACTGTGCCATAGCAGCCAGGCGGTTACGGCCCCTACTCCGCTGCTGACCGGTTCATAGCGCCAACAGGCCCACCCCAGTACCATCCCCCATAGGGCATGCACAACCAGCTCTAACCCCACCTCACTAAGATCGACAGCACTGACGCCGATCAGCGCCAATAGCAGAGCCAGCAGGCCTATCACCCAACCTGGCCCCTGCCGGACAAACCGGGCCCCAACGGCCAGCAATACATAGGTCAGCAGCATGCCCAGCCATATGGAAGATCCCAGCCACACGATCGCCTGCATTCCAGGCCATGGGAGCATCCAGGCATTTGCTTCCAGGCGCAGGCCAACCCGGGGCCAGAACCAGAGCAGTGTAACTGTTACCCCCAGTAGCAGTCCACCCAGCGCCAATCCACGCAGTAGGGTCGCTCCGACAACGACGTTACGCACCTATCCATTGCGCAGTAGCGCCAGCACGGTCAGTTTCTTCGGCCACCGGTCCCGCGCCAGCGCGTCGGACGCACTCCCTGCCACAAACAAAGCAACGACGCCAAACACTCCCACCACCAGCATCGAAACGAGCAGGATCATCCCTCGGAGCCAGGGATTGACGATCTGCATCATTATGCCCGGTAAAGCAGCTGCCAGCGTAGCGATCGTAAAGACCAATCCTCCCAGCACAGCATCTCGGAGGGGGCCCTGCGTATCAATCAGGCGACGCTGCAATCGCTGCAGAAACACCAACAGCAGCCAGAGACCAAGCAGCACGTAGCACAATACAGCCAGCCCGCCCTGTATCTCATGTGCCGAAAATTTTCCATTCCTGCGCCGCGGCGGACCTTCGCTGAAAGGATCCACTTCTCGCAGGGATACCGACGCCCACTGTACCTCCAGCAAGCGTAACTGGCCGGTAGCTGCCGACACCACCCGTACCGTCACCGAAT from Rhodothermus sp. encodes:
- a CDS encoding PP2C family protein-serine/threonine phosphatase — encoded protein: MRNVVVGATLLRGLALGGLLLGVTVTLLWFWPRVGLRLEANAWMLPWPGMQAIVWLGSSIWLGMLLTYVLLAVGARFVRQGPGWVIGLLALLLALIGVSAVDLSEVGLELVVHALWGMVLGWACWRYEPVSSGVGAVTAWLLWHSVPGWTTSGGPLGVEAWIVLGMLGAVGVVGSVGLRSRRSANELPRYIPVYLQELARQERLERELEIARQAQASLLPQRLPEVPGIAIAALCQPAYEVGGDYYDVFTLPDGRLAIVIGDVSGKGIQAAFFMTLIKGHVRALSMLVQEPVGVLCYLNQLFRAQAPRGVFVTMVYGLLDPAQRTLTLARAGHPPVLYYRACAGQVQELRPSGMGIGLADTEPFAAALTACTLHLETGDRVLFYTDGLTERAVSTAKSWGIEQLHQWLRDHSREKRAPEAALASLQDLLQGLTRTNEPTDDLTAILLAVKDAGHDATG